One stretch of Bosea vaviloviae DNA includes these proteins:
- a CDS encoding DUF1134 domain-containing protein: protein MIKTRRSFVAGGLALASAGLAMQSAPALAQQNYSQSRSFSQNELVGSGHQFFGNVSRGLALTIEEAVRRWGEPNGYVLGQEASGAFVGGLRYGEGTLFTRNAGDRKVFWQGPSVGFDFGGEGARTMMLVYNLPAVEALYQRFVGVDGSAYFIGGFGFTAMAAENVTLVPIRTGIGWRLGVNLGYLKFTPQATWNPF from the coding sequence ATGATAAAGACACGCCGCAGCTTCGTCGCTGGAGGGCTCGCGCTTGCGAGCGCCGGCTTGGCGATGCAGTCCGCCCCCGCCCTCGCTCAGCAGAACTACAGCCAGAGCCGGTCGTTCTCGCAAAACGAGCTCGTCGGCTCCGGCCATCAATTCTTCGGAAACGTCTCGCGCGGCCTTGCCTTGACGATCGAAGAGGCTGTGCGGCGCTGGGGCGAGCCCAATGGCTATGTGCTGGGCCAGGAGGCCTCCGGCGCCTTCGTCGGCGGGCTGCGTTATGGCGAGGGTACGCTGTTCACCCGCAATGCCGGCGACCGCAAGGTGTTCTGGCAAGGGCCGTCCGTCGGCTTCGATTTCGGCGGTGAGGGCGCCCGCACGATGATGCTGGTCTATAACCTGCCGGCGGTCGAGGCGCTCTACCAGCGTTTCGTCGGCGTCGACGGCTCGGCCTATTTCATCGGCGGCTTCGGCTTTACCGCCATGGCGGCCGAGAATGTGACGCTGGTGCCGATCCGCACCGGCATCGGTTGGCGCCTGGGCGTCAATCTCGGCTATCTGAAGTTCACGCCTCAGGCGACCTGGAACCCCTTCTGA
- a CDS encoding YHS domain-containing (seleno)protein, with the protein MKAATWQRWISIAVGVLALAIAIQPVMATQPLASSAPSLSSAQNLSSAQNLASSDSVMPGLPSGLPQLPRLGEMMQRDTPSGFALHGYDPVAYQLLGRATPGRQDYELSHGGAVWRFASAANRAAFRDAPDVYEPAFAGFDATGVADGRAVESDPHLFAVIDSRLYLFRTAENRRRFISNAALFQLAEAQWKDVYGTIAR; encoded by the coding sequence ATGAAGGCCGCAACATGGCAGCGCTGGATCTCGATTGCGGTCGGCGTGCTAGCGCTCGCCATCGCGATCCAGCCGGTCATGGCCACGCAGCCGCTCGCCTCCTCCGCGCCAAGCCTTTCCTCCGCGCAAAACCTTTCCTCCGCGCAAAACCTGGCCTCCTCGGATTCGGTCATGCCCGGCCTGCCCTCGGGCCTGCCCCAGCTGCCGCGCCTGGGCGAGATGATGCAGCGCGACACGCCCTCCGGCTTCGCGCTCCACGGCTATGACCCCGTCGCCTATCAGCTGCTGGGACGCGCGACGCCGGGTCGTCAGGACTACGAACTCAGCCATGGCGGCGCGGTCTGGCGCTTTGCCTCCGCCGCCAACCGTGCGGCGTTCCGCGACGCGCCTGACGTCTATGAGCCAGCCTTTGCCGGGTTTGACGCCACGGGCGTCGCCGATGGCCGGGCGGTCGAGAGCGATCCGCACCTGTTCGCCGTGATCGATTCGCGGCTCTACTTGTTCCGTACGGCCGAGAACCGCCGGCGCTTCATCAGCAACGCCGCGCTGTTCCAGCTCGCCGAAGCGCAGTGGAAGGATGTCTACGGGACCATCGCGCGCTGA
- a CDS encoding 3'(2'),5'-bisphosphate nucleotidase CysQ family protein, translating to MIGQDDPRLCDCNDLARRLAEAARLSAAVLLTMRMARDVKVKADGSPVCSADLAADHTAKGALARLLPGFPVISEESADAVAPAPIFILLDPLDGTREFLANGDSYCVAIAIIRDGRPIAGAIAAPQLGRLWFAGEGAFAQRLASDGAALGEPERIHVRSLPPDGPVTLVSRFHGDELSDKVAVAMGSRATTPMSSAVKFGLIASGEADLHVRAGQTMEWDIAAGDAILKAAGGSVLMLDGDLPRYGASERQFRNPPFVAASSEALARRAAAAAEDAQRAMVP from the coding sequence ATGATCGGCCAGGACGACCCCCGTCTTTGCGACTGCAACGATCTGGCGCGCCGGCTCGCGGAAGCCGCGCGCCTGAGCGCGGCGGTACTGCTGACGATGCGCATGGCGCGCGACGTCAAGGTCAAGGCCGACGGGTCGCCGGTCTGTTCGGCCGATCTCGCGGCCGATCATACCGCCAAGGGCGCGCTTGCGCGCCTGCTGCCCGGCTTCCCGGTGATCAGCGAGGAAAGCGCCGACGCCGTCGCGCCCGCTCCGATCTTCATCCTGCTCGATCCGCTGGACGGCACGCGCGAGTTCCTGGCCAATGGCGACAGCTATTGCGTGGCGATCGCGATCATCCGCGACGGCCGGCCGATCGCTGGCGCGATCGCAGCCCCGCAGCTCGGGCGGCTCTGGTTCGCCGGCGAGGGCGCCTTCGCGCAGCGTCTGGCATCGGATGGGGCGGCGCTGGGTGAGCCCGAGCGCATCCATGTCCGGTCGCTTCCGCCCGATGGGCCGGTCACCCTGGTCAGCCGCTTCCATGGCGACGAGCTCAGCGACAAGGTCGCGGTGGCTATGGGATCGCGCGCCACGACGCCGATGTCGTCGGCGGTCAAGTTCGGGCTCATCGCCTCGGGCGAGGCCGATCTGCATGTGCGCGCCGGCCAGACGATGGAATGGGACATTGCGGCCGGAGACGCGATCCTGAAGGCCGCGGGCGGCAGCGTGCTGATGCTGGACGGGGACTTGCCGCGCTATGGCGCGAGCGAGCGCCAGTTTCGCAACCCGCCCTTCGTGGCGGCCAGCAGTGAAGCGCTCGCACGCCGCGCGGCCGCGGCGGCGGAGGACGCTCAGCGCGCGATGGTCCCGTAG
- the chpT gene encoding histidine phosphotransferase ChpT gives MTAISLEPLDLAALLCSRVCHDVISPVGAIVNALEVLEEDDPSMRDFALDLIKKSARSASARLQFARLAFGAAGSAGAMIDLGDAGNVANGFLNDDKLSLDWEAPRALLPKNQVKLLLNLLILATHAVPRGGKLVSRATIEGEQGRFVITATGSHARIPNHVEDLIAGHSETGTIDAHAVQPLYTGMVARAAGMAISFAIEGDTVSITAQKAD, from the coding sequence ATGACCGCCATCTCGCTCGAGCCGCTAGACCTAGCCGCGCTCCTCTGCAGCCGCGTCTGCCATGACGTGATCAGCCCGGTCGGCGCCATTGTCAACGCGCTGGAGGTTCTGGAGGAGGACGATCCCTCCATGCGTGATTTCGCGCTGGACCTGATCAAGAAGAGTGCCCGCAGCGCCTCGGCGCGCTTGCAATTCGCCCGCCTCGCCTTCGGAGCGGCCGGTTCCGCCGGCGCGATGATCGACCTCGGCGACGCCGGCAATGTCGCCAACGGCTTCCTCAACGATGACAAGCTCTCGCTCGACTGGGAGGCGCCACGCGCCTTGCTGCCGAAGAACCAGGTCAAGCTGCTCCTCAATCTGCTCATTCTGGCGACCCATGCGGTGCCGCGCGGCGGCAAACTGGTCTCCCGCGCCACGATCGAGGGCGAGCAGGGCCGCTTCGTCATCACCGCCACGGGCTCGCATGCGCGCATTCCCAACCATGTCGAGGATTTGATCGCGGGCCATTCCGAGACCGGCACGATCGACGCCCATGCCGTCCAGCCGCTCTACACCGGCATGGTCGCCCGCGCCGCCGGCATGGCGATCAGTTTCGCCATCGAAGGCGACACGGTCAGCATCACCGCACAAAAGGCCGATTGA
- a CDS encoding hybrid sensor histidine kinase/response regulator, whose amino-acid sequence MDDLLQEFLSETGENIDTVDRELVRFEQEPNNREILRNIFRLVHTVKGTCGFIGLPRLEALTHAAESVIGQFRDGATVSAIAVTAILETIDCIKEILAELAEKGQEPVGNDEVLITELLALADQAKAELSHLPPESGEPSDPVAAYLTRHGSPMSEDELDLVFRSAPGPERGPNGRIEVPAAAKTADERAPRESRPGGSATLRVNVDTIEHLMTMVSELVLTRNQLLEISRKQEDVGLKAPLQRLSLITAELQDGVMKTRMQPIGNAWSKLPRIVRDLGAELGKRIELVMEGTDTELDRQILDLIKDPLTHMVRNCADHAIEAREERLAAGKPEHGTIRLAAYHEGGSVTIAISDDGRGLDIARIRRKALQQGLAQEAEIERMSDAQISRFIFHPGFSTAESVTAVSGRGVGMDVVKVNVDAIGGIIDVASTPGIGTTITIKIPLTLAIVSALIVVAGKQRFAIPQIVVRELVRVKAGADHRVEQINGAPVLRLRDRLLPIIALSALMGAAGAQTDDGFIVVTQIGERQFGILVDGVFHTEEIVVKPMSTKLRHIPLFSGNTILGDGAVVLIVDPNGIARLVGAAATVDALRVEAPAQAQSPTAEKTTMLVFRAGLEGVKAVPLSLVTRLEEVDAGEFQHSGGRVLLHYRNRLMPIIPVGEAAIRAEGLQPLVIISEGELILGLAVDAIVDIVDEVLDVEIASMIDRGVIGSAIIRGRATDILDLAHYLPKDDPGWLSGRRSDAQPIDAARILLVEPSDFLREMLSPVLKASGRQIAFASDFETATRLAAHEAMTCVLIDLDRTPDAAYAFAAALRASESGGRLRILGLTSLATPELHMRAAQVRLDEVIAKFDRRALLSELAERKSGMRQAA is encoded by the coding sequence ATGGATGATCTGCTGCAAGAGTTCCTGAGCGAGACCGGCGAGAACATCGACACGGTCGATCGGGAACTCGTACGCTTCGAGCAGGAGCCGAACAACCGCGAGATCCTGCGGAACATCTTCCGCCTGGTGCATACGGTGAAAGGCACTTGCGGCTTCATCGGCCTGCCCCGGCTGGAAGCGCTGACCCATGCGGCCGAGTCGGTGATCGGCCAGTTCCGGGATGGGGCCACCGTCAGCGCGATCGCCGTCACCGCCATTCTCGAAACCATCGACTGCATCAAGGAGATTCTCGCCGAGCTCGCCGAGAAGGGCCAGGAGCCCGTCGGCAATGACGAGGTGCTGATCACGGAATTATTGGCCCTGGCCGACCAGGCGAAAGCCGAATTGTCGCATCTGCCGCCGGAGAGCGGCGAACCAAGTGACCCCGTCGCCGCTTATCTCACCCGCCATGGCTCGCCTATGAGCGAGGACGAGCTCGATCTCGTCTTCCGTAGTGCGCCAGGGCCGGAGCGCGGCCCGAACGGACGCATCGAAGTGCCGGCTGCGGCGAAGACGGCGGACGAGCGCGCGCCGCGCGAGAGCCGCCCCGGCGGCTCCGCGACGCTGCGCGTCAATGTCGACACCATCGAGCATCTGATGACGATGGTGTCGGAGCTCGTCTTGACCCGCAACCAGCTTCTGGAGATATCCCGCAAGCAGGAGGATGTCGGCCTCAAGGCACCGCTGCAGCGGCTCTCGCTGATCACGGCGGAGCTGCAGGACGGCGTCATGAAGACGCGCATGCAGCCGATCGGCAACGCCTGGTCGAAGTTGCCGCGCATCGTGCGCGATCTCGGCGCTGAACTTGGCAAGCGCATCGAACTGGTGATGGAGGGCACCGATACCGAGCTCGACCGCCAGATCCTCGACCTGATCAAGGATCCGCTCACCCATATGGTCCGCAACTGCGCCGACCATGCCATCGAAGCGCGGGAAGAGCGGCTCGCGGCGGGCAAGCCCGAGCACGGCACCATCCGTCTCGCCGCCTATCACGAGGGCGGCTCGGTGACGATCGCGATCTCCGATGACGGACGCGGCCTCGACATCGCGCGCATCCGGCGCAAGGCCCTGCAGCAAGGCCTCGCCCAGGAGGCCGAGATCGAGCGCATGAGCGACGCGCAGATCAGCCGCTTCATCTTCCACCCCGGCTTCTCGACGGCGGAAAGCGTGACGGCGGTCTCGGGCCGCGGCGTCGGCATGGATGTCGTCAAGGTCAATGTCGACGCCATCGGCGGCATCATCGACGTCGCCAGCACGCCCGGCATCGGCACCACCATCACCATCAAGATCCCGCTGACGCTGGCGATCGTCTCCGCCCTCATCGTCGTGGCCGGCAAGCAGCGCTTCGCCATTCCGCAGATCGTGGTGCGCGAGCTCGTCCGGGTGAAGGCGGGCGCGGACCATCGCGTCGAGCAGATCAACGGCGCGCCGGTGCTGCGCCTGCGCGACCGCCTGCTGCCGATCATCGCCCTGTCCGCCCTGATGGGGGCAGCCGGCGCGCAGACCGATGACGGCTTCATCGTGGTGACGCAGATCGGCGAGCGCCAGTTCGGGATCCTGGTCGACGGTGTCTTCCACACCGAGGAAATCGTCGTCAAACCGATGTCGACGAAACTGCGGCATATCCCGCTGTTCTCCGGGAACACGATCCTTGGCGATGGCGCCGTGGTGCTGATCGTCGATCCCAACGGCATCGCCCGACTCGTCGGCGCGGCCGCGACCGTCGATGCGCTGCGTGTCGAGGCGCCGGCGCAAGCCCAGTCGCCCACCGCCGAGAAGACGACGATGCTGGTGTTCCGCGCCGGGCTCGAAGGCGTCAAGGCGGTGCCGCTCTCGCTGGTGACCCGGCTCGAGGAGGTCGATGCCGGCGAATTCCAGCATAGCGGCGGCCGTGTCCTCCTGCATTACCGCAACCGGCTGATGCCGATCATTCCGGTCGGCGAGGCCGCGATCCGCGCGGAGGGACTGCAGCCGCTCGTCATCATCTCCGAGGGAGAACTGATCCTGGGGCTCGCGGTCGATGCGATCGTCGACATCGTCGATGAGGTGCTCGATGTCGAGATCGCCTCGATGATCGACCGCGGCGTGATCGGCTCGGCCATCATTCGCGGCCGCGCCACCGACATCCTCGACCTCGCCCACTACCTGCCGAAGGACGACCCGGGCTGGCTGAGCGGCCGACGCTCAGACGCGCAGCCGATCGATGCCGCACGGATCCTGCTGGTCGAACCCTCCGACTTCCTGCGCGAGATGCTGAGCCCCGTGTTGAAAGCCTCGGGACGGCAGATCGCCTTCGCCTCCGATTTCGAGACTGCGACGCGGCTGGCCGCGCACGAGGCGATGACCTGCGTGCTGATCGACCTCGACCGCACCCCGGACGCCGCCTACGCCTTCGCCGCGGCGCTGCGCGCCTCCGAAAGCGGCGGCCGCCTCCGGATTCTCGGCCTGACCTCGCTCGCCACCCCGGAATTGCACATGCGCGCGGCGCAGGTGCGGCTCGACGAGGTCATCGCCAAATTCGATCGCCGCGCCTTGCTGAGCGAGCTGGCGGAACGCAAATCCGGCATGAGGCAGGCCGCATGA
- a CDS encoding chemotaxis protein CheW, giving the protein MSKHDANAPAPGAVSAAAAFGESLDYVTVTVGEQLLGLPIGRVHDVFIANQITTVPRAPSEIVGLLNLRGRVVTAICLRQRLGHPVAATPRHDEACELVAVGIDLGGEAYALIVDAVGEVMRLDHSTFEPVPVHLDASWAALAAGVHRLDERLLVVLDVDAVLKLDLPVAA; this is encoded by the coding sequence ATGAGCAAGCACGACGCCAATGCACCCGCACCCGGCGCCGTCTCGGCGGCTGCGGCTTTCGGCGAATCGCTGGACTATGTCACTGTCACCGTCGGCGAGCAGCTGCTCGGGCTGCCGATCGGACGCGTCCACGACGTCTTCATCGCCAACCAGATCACGACCGTCCCGCGCGCGCCCTCCGAGATCGTCGGTCTGCTGAACCTGCGCGGGCGTGTCGTCACCGCCATTTGCCTGCGCCAGCGTCTCGGCCACCCGGTCGCAGCCACCCCCCGCCATGACGAGGCCTGCGAACTCGTCGCGGTCGGCATCGACCTTGGCGGCGAGGCCTATGCGCTGATCGTCGATGCGGTCGGAGAGGTGATGCGCTTGGACCATTCGACCTTCGAACCTGTTCCCGTGCATCTCGATGCCAGTTGGGCCGCACTTGCGGCCGGCGTGCATCGTCTCGACGAGCGCCTTCTCGTCGTCCTCGATGTCGATGCCGTCCTGAAGCTTGATTTGCCGGTGGCCGCCTGA
- a CDS encoding response regulator — protein MKYCLVVDDSAVIRKVARRILEGLQFRIAEAEDGARAIDACKGEMPDAVLLDWNMPIMDGYDFLRTLRQMPGGKRPKVVFCTTENDIAHIARAMHAGADEYIMKPFDKEIVASKFHQVGLL, from the coding sequence ATGAAGTATTGTCTTGTCGTCGATGACTCCGCCGTGATCCGCAAAGTCGCCCGCCGCATTCTGGAAGGCCTGCAGTTCCGCATCGCCGAGGCCGAGGATGGCGCGCGCGCCATCGACGCCTGCAAGGGCGAGATGCCGGACGCCGTCCTGCTCGACTGGAATATGCCGATCATGGACGGCTACGATTTTCTGCGCACGCTACGGCAGATGCCGGGTGGCAAGCGGCCCAAGGTCGTGTTCTGCACCACCGAGAACGACATCGCCCATATTGCGCGGGCCATGCATGCCGGCGCCGACGAATACATCATGAAGCCCTTCGACAAGGAAATCGTCGCTTCGAAATTCCATCAGGTGGGCCTGCTGTGA
- the cheB gene encoding chemotaxis-specific protein-glutamate methyltransferase CheB: MTSLSPGSAAAQRPKTVVIADDSVVVRGLFARWLGESGQFHVVAVAGDGETAVAHAGRFHPDVMVLDLNMPGLGGAEALPQILKESPHTGVLLATTLTERNARIALECMTKGAMDVLSKPDSRGGMTLSLDFRSEFLLKLSNIAQSPARAGALPPEIDLDFTPAGPVNLRNLVSVMPRYLMIGASTGGPRAVAKVLADIGDALNDLTTLIVQHMPPLFTASFAEQVSAQIGIPAREPYDGERLSRGTIYVAPGGRHLGIDRKLGHLVASISDAPPVRFCRPAVDVLFTEGARHLGSAALGLVLTGMGSDGTEGAGALRRAGAAVIAQDELSSTIWGMPGSVVRARHASAVIPLDGIGSAIRDLLRGGKPS, from the coding sequence ATGACGAGCCTCTCACCAGGAAGCGCAGCGGCGCAGCGACCCAAGACGGTCGTGATCGCCGACGATTCCGTCGTCGTGCGCGGTCTCTTCGCGCGCTGGCTCGGCGAGAGCGGGCAGTTCCATGTCGTCGCGGTCGCTGGCGACGGCGAAACGGCGGTGGCCCATGCCGGGCGCTTCCATCCGGACGTGATGGTGCTCGACCTCAATATGCCCGGCCTCGGGGGAGCAGAGGCCCTGCCCCAGATCCTGAAGGAGAGTCCCCATACCGGCGTATTGCTCGCCACCACGTTGACCGAGCGCAACGCCCGCATCGCGCTGGAATGCATGACCAAAGGCGCGATGGATGTGCTCTCCAAGCCGGACAGCCGTGGCGGCATGACGCTGTCGCTCGATTTCCGTAGTGAATTCCTGCTCAAACTCAGCAACATCGCGCAGTCCCCGGCCCGCGCGGGAGCGCTGCCGCCGGAGATCGACCTCGATTTCACTCCGGCCGGGCCGGTGAACCTGCGCAATCTCGTCTCGGTGATGCCGCGCTATCTGATGATCGGCGCTTCCACCGGAGGCCCCCGCGCCGTCGCCAAGGTGCTCGCCGATATCGGCGATGCGCTGAATGACCTGACGACCCTGATCGTCCAGCACATGCCGCCGCTCTTCACCGCCTCCTTCGCTGAGCAGGTCAGCGCGCAGATCGGCATACCGGCGCGCGAACCCTATGACGGCGAGCGCCTCTCGCGTGGCACGATCTATGTCGCCCCCGGAGGCCGGCATCTCGGCATCGACCGCAAGCTCGGCCATCTCGTCGCCAGCATCAGCGACGCGCCACCGGTGCGCTTCTGCCGGCCCGCCGTGGATGTTCTCTTCACCGAGGGCGCCCGCCATCTCGGCTCCGCAGCGCTCGGCCTCGTGCTCACCGGCATGGGCAGCGACGGAACGGAAGGCGCCGGCGCGCTGCGACGGGCCGGCGCTGCCGTCATCGCCCAGGACGAATTGTCGAGCACGATCTGGGGCATGCCAGGCTCCGTGGTGCGGGCGCGGCATGCCAGCGCCGTGATCCCGCTCGACGGTATCGGCAGCGCGATCCGCGACCTGCTGCGTGGGGGCAAACCCTCATGA
- a CDS encoding CheR family methyltransferase: protein MTEADFDFLRALLHLRSGLSLSQDKRYLAESRLGMLCRRRSIDGLSTLVQALRPGTDLLLENAVIEAMTTNETLFFRDRTPFDLFRDVILPEKLTANAASRTLRIWCAAVSTGQEAYSLAMILDEMATRLVGWKVEILGTDISSEVLEKARAGIYSQFEVQRGLPIQMLLRHFRQDGDKWQVSERIRAMVELKPHNLLLPNSHFGQFDIIFCRNVLIYFDVPTKAKVMAALAQRLTADGVFVLGAAETVIGITTTIVPDKSHRGLYRESRSSNGQSAGLGLPFDRARTPTLRSVRG, encoded by the coding sequence ATGACCGAGGCGGATTTCGACTTCCTGCGCGCCCTGCTGCATCTGCGTTCCGGCCTCTCATTGAGTCAGGACAAGCGCTATCTCGCCGAAAGCCGCCTCGGCATGCTCTGCCGCCGCCGCAGCATCGATGGGTTGAGCACGCTCGTGCAGGCGCTGCGCCCGGGTACCGATCTCTTGCTCGAGAACGCCGTCATCGAAGCGATGACGACCAACGAGACGCTGTTCTTTCGCGACCGGACACCGTTCGACCTGTTCCGTGACGTGATCCTGCCGGAAAAGCTCACCGCCAACGCGGCCAGCCGAACGCTGCGCATCTGGTGCGCGGCGGTCTCGACCGGCCAGGAGGCCTATTCGCTCGCCATGATCCTCGACGAGATGGCCACCCGGCTCGTTGGCTGGAAGGTCGAGATTCTCGGTACCGACATCTCCTCGGAGGTGCTGGAGAAGGCGCGGGCCGGCATCTATAGCCAGTTCGAAGTGCAACGCGGCCTGCCGATCCAGATGCTGCTGCGGCATTTCCGGCAGGATGGCGACAAATGGCAGGTCTCCGAGCGCATCCGTGCCATGGTCGAGTTGAAACCCCATAATCTGCTGCTGCCGAACAGCCATTTCGGGCAGTTCGACATCATCTTCTGCCGCAACGTGCTGATCTATTTCGACGTACCGACCAAGGCCAAGGTCATGGCAGCGCTTGCCCAGCGCCTGACGGCGGACGGCGTCTTCGTGCTCGGCGCCGCCGAAACCGTCATCGGCATCACTACGACCATCGTGCCCGACAAGAGCCATCGCGGTCTTTATCGCGAAAGCCGCTCGAGCAATGGGCAAAGCGCCGGCCTCGGCCTGCCCTTCGACCGGGCGAGGACGCCAACGCTGCGCAGCGTCCGCGGTTGA